The following are encoded in a window of Balaenoptera ricei isolate mBalRic1 chromosome 1, mBalRic1.hap2, whole genome shotgun sequence genomic DNA:
- the RCC1 gene encoding regulator of chromosome condensation isoform X1: protein MYESNSFLSFSFRREEEPCLTCAVNNVLFGREISKDRKMPPKRITKRRSSPEDALPKSKKVKDPRNQAVRAVASRRVPGARSCQVSHRSHNTEPGLVLTLGQGDVGQLGLGENVMERKKPALVPIPEDIVQAEAGGMHTVCLSKSGQVYSFGCNDEGALGRDTSVEGSEMVPGKVELQEKVIQVSAGDSHTAALTEDGRVFLWGSFRDNNGVIGLLEPMKKSMVPVQVQLSMPVVKVASGNDHLVMLTVDGDLYTLGCGEQGQLGRVPELFANRGGRQGLERLLVPKCVMLKSRGSRGHVRFQDAFCGAYFTFAISSEGHVYGFGLSNYHQLGTPGTESCFVPQNLTSFKNSTKSWVGFSGGQHHTVCMDSEGRAYSLGRAEYGRLGLGEGAEEKSIPTLISRLPAVSSVACGASVGYAVAKDGRVFAWGMGTNYQLGTGQEEDAWSPVEMTGKQLENRVVLSVSSGGQHTVLLVKDKEQS from the exons GACAGAAAGATGCCACCCAAGCGTATAACTAAGAGAAGGTCATCCCCCGAAGATGCCCTCCCCAAAAGCAAGAAGGTGAAGG ACCCTCGTAACCAGGCAGTGAGGGCTGTTGCCTCCCGCCGCGTTCCAGGCGCCCGCTCCTGCCAAG TCTCACATAGGTCCCACAACACAGAACCGGGTTTGGTGCTGACACTGGGCCAGGGCGACGTGGGCCAGCTGGGGCTGGGCGAGAATGTGATGGAGAGGAAGAAGCCAGCCCTGGTGCCCATTCCAGAGGACATCGTGCAGGCTGAGGCTGGGGGCATGCACACTGTGTGTCTAAGCAAAAGTGGCCAG GTCTACTCCTTCGGCTGCAATGATGAGGGTGCCCTGGGAAGGGACACATCAGTGGAGGGCTCAGAGATGGTCCCTGGGAAAGTGGAACTGCAAGAGAAGGTGATACAGGTGTCAGCAGGAGACAGTCACACAGCAGCCCTCACCGAGGATGGCCGTGTCTTCCTCTGGGGCTCCTTCCGG GACAATAATGGTGTGATCGGGCTCTTGGAACCCATGAAAAAGAGCATGGTGCCTGTGCAGGTGCAGCTGAGTATGCCCGTGGTGAAGgtggcctcag GAAACGACCACTTGGTGATGCTGACAGTTGATGGCGACCTCTATACTTTGGGCTGCGGGGAGCAGGGCCAACTGGGCCGCGTGCCTGAATTATTTGCTAATCGTGGTGGCCGGCAGGGCCTCG AACGACTCCTGGTCCCCAAGTGTGTGATGCTGAAATCCAGGGGAAGCCGGGGCCATGTCAGATTCCAGGATGCCTTCTGTGGTGCCTACTTCACCTTTGCCATCTCCTCTGAGGGCCATGTGTATGGCTTTGGCCTCTCCAACTACCATCAGCTAG GAACCCCAGGCACAGAATCTTGCTTTGTACCTCAGAACCTGACATCCTTCAAGAACTCCACGAAGTCCTgggtgggcttctctggtggccaGCACCATACAGTCTGCATGGATTCAGAAG GCAGAGCATACAGCCTGGGCCGGGCTGAGTATGGGCGGCTGGGCCTTGGGGAAGGTGCCGAGGAGAAGAGCATACCCACCCTCATCTCCAGGCTGCCCGCCGTCTCCTCGGTGGCTTGTGGGGCCTCTGTGGGGTATGCTGTGGCCAAGGATG GTCGTGTTTTTGCCTGGGGCATGGGCACCAACTACCAGCTGGGCACAGGACAGGAAGAGGATGCCTGGAGCCCCGTGGAGATGACAGGCAAACAGCTGGAGAACCGTGTGGTCTTATCTGTGTCCAGCGGGGGCCAGCACACAGTCTTACTAGTCAAGGACAAGGAACAGAGCTGA
- the RCC1 gene encoding regulator of chromosome condensation isoform X2 yields MYESNSFLSFSFRREEEPCLTCAVNNVLFGREISKDRKMPPKRITKRRSSPEDALPKSKKVKVSHRSHNTEPGLVLTLGQGDVGQLGLGENVMERKKPALVPIPEDIVQAEAGGMHTVCLSKSGQVYSFGCNDEGALGRDTSVEGSEMVPGKVELQEKVIQVSAGDSHTAALTEDGRVFLWGSFRDNNGVIGLLEPMKKSMVPVQVQLSMPVVKVASGNDHLVMLTVDGDLYTLGCGEQGQLGRVPELFANRGGRQGLERLLVPKCVMLKSRGSRGHVRFQDAFCGAYFTFAISSEGHVYGFGLSNYHQLGTPGTESCFVPQNLTSFKNSTKSWVGFSGGQHHTVCMDSEGRAYSLGRAEYGRLGLGEGAEEKSIPTLISRLPAVSSVACGASVGYAVAKDGRVFAWGMGTNYQLGTGQEEDAWSPVEMTGKQLENRVVLSVSSGGQHTVLLVKDKEQS; encoded by the exons GACAGAAAGATGCCACCCAAGCGTATAACTAAGAGAAGGTCATCCCCCGAAGATGCCCTCCCCAAAAGCAAGAAGGTGAAGG TCTCACATAGGTCCCACAACACAGAACCGGGTTTGGTGCTGACACTGGGCCAGGGCGACGTGGGCCAGCTGGGGCTGGGCGAGAATGTGATGGAGAGGAAGAAGCCAGCCCTGGTGCCCATTCCAGAGGACATCGTGCAGGCTGAGGCTGGGGGCATGCACACTGTGTGTCTAAGCAAAAGTGGCCAG GTCTACTCCTTCGGCTGCAATGATGAGGGTGCCCTGGGAAGGGACACATCAGTGGAGGGCTCAGAGATGGTCCCTGGGAAAGTGGAACTGCAAGAGAAGGTGATACAGGTGTCAGCAGGAGACAGTCACACAGCAGCCCTCACCGAGGATGGCCGTGTCTTCCTCTGGGGCTCCTTCCGG GACAATAATGGTGTGATCGGGCTCTTGGAACCCATGAAAAAGAGCATGGTGCCTGTGCAGGTGCAGCTGAGTATGCCCGTGGTGAAGgtggcctcag GAAACGACCACTTGGTGATGCTGACAGTTGATGGCGACCTCTATACTTTGGGCTGCGGGGAGCAGGGCCAACTGGGCCGCGTGCCTGAATTATTTGCTAATCGTGGTGGCCGGCAGGGCCTCG AACGACTCCTGGTCCCCAAGTGTGTGATGCTGAAATCCAGGGGAAGCCGGGGCCATGTCAGATTCCAGGATGCCTTCTGTGGTGCCTACTTCACCTTTGCCATCTCCTCTGAGGGCCATGTGTATGGCTTTGGCCTCTCCAACTACCATCAGCTAG GAACCCCAGGCACAGAATCTTGCTTTGTACCTCAGAACCTGACATCCTTCAAGAACTCCACGAAGTCCTgggtgggcttctctggtggccaGCACCATACAGTCTGCATGGATTCAGAAG GCAGAGCATACAGCCTGGGCCGGGCTGAGTATGGGCGGCTGGGCCTTGGGGAAGGTGCCGAGGAGAAGAGCATACCCACCCTCATCTCCAGGCTGCCCGCCGTCTCCTCGGTGGCTTGTGGGGCCTCTGTGGGGTATGCTGTGGCCAAGGATG GTCGTGTTTTTGCCTGGGGCATGGGCACCAACTACCAGCTGGGCACAGGACAGGAAGAGGATGCCTGGAGCCCCGTGGAGATGACAGGCAAACAGCTGGAGAACCGTGTGGTCTTATCTGTGTCCAGCGGGGGCCAGCACACAGTCTTACTAGTCAAGGACAAGGAACAGAGCTGA
- the RCC1 gene encoding regulator of chromosome condensation isoform X3 codes for MPPKRITKRRSSPEDALPKSKKVKDPRNQAVRAVASRRVPGARSCQVSHRSHNTEPGLVLTLGQGDVGQLGLGENVMERKKPALVPIPEDIVQAEAGGMHTVCLSKSGQVYSFGCNDEGALGRDTSVEGSEMVPGKVELQEKVIQVSAGDSHTAALTEDGRVFLWGSFRDNNGVIGLLEPMKKSMVPVQVQLSMPVVKVASGNDHLVMLTVDGDLYTLGCGEQGQLGRVPELFANRGGRQGLERLLVPKCVMLKSRGSRGHVRFQDAFCGAYFTFAISSEGHVYGFGLSNYHQLGTPGTESCFVPQNLTSFKNSTKSWVGFSGGQHHTVCMDSEGRAYSLGRAEYGRLGLGEGAEEKSIPTLISRLPAVSSVACGASVGYAVAKDGRVFAWGMGTNYQLGTGQEEDAWSPVEMTGKQLENRVVLSVSSGGQHTVLLVKDKEQS; via the exons ATGCCACCCAAGCGTATAACTAAGAGAAGGTCATCCCCCGAAGATGCCCTCCCCAAAAGCAAGAAGGTGAAGG ACCCTCGTAACCAGGCAGTGAGGGCTGTTGCCTCCCGCCGCGTTCCAGGCGCCCGCTCCTGCCAAG TCTCACATAGGTCCCACAACACAGAACCGGGTTTGGTGCTGACACTGGGCCAGGGCGACGTGGGCCAGCTGGGGCTGGGCGAGAATGTGATGGAGAGGAAGAAGCCAGCCCTGGTGCCCATTCCAGAGGACATCGTGCAGGCTGAGGCTGGGGGCATGCACACTGTGTGTCTAAGCAAAAGTGGCCAG GTCTACTCCTTCGGCTGCAATGATGAGGGTGCCCTGGGAAGGGACACATCAGTGGAGGGCTCAGAGATGGTCCCTGGGAAAGTGGAACTGCAAGAGAAGGTGATACAGGTGTCAGCAGGAGACAGTCACACAGCAGCCCTCACCGAGGATGGCCGTGTCTTCCTCTGGGGCTCCTTCCGG GACAATAATGGTGTGATCGGGCTCTTGGAACCCATGAAAAAGAGCATGGTGCCTGTGCAGGTGCAGCTGAGTATGCCCGTGGTGAAGgtggcctcag GAAACGACCACTTGGTGATGCTGACAGTTGATGGCGACCTCTATACTTTGGGCTGCGGGGAGCAGGGCCAACTGGGCCGCGTGCCTGAATTATTTGCTAATCGTGGTGGCCGGCAGGGCCTCG AACGACTCCTGGTCCCCAAGTGTGTGATGCTGAAATCCAGGGGAAGCCGGGGCCATGTCAGATTCCAGGATGCCTTCTGTGGTGCCTACTTCACCTTTGCCATCTCCTCTGAGGGCCATGTGTATGGCTTTGGCCTCTCCAACTACCATCAGCTAG GAACCCCAGGCACAGAATCTTGCTTTGTACCTCAGAACCTGACATCCTTCAAGAACTCCACGAAGTCCTgggtgggcttctctggtggccaGCACCATACAGTCTGCATGGATTCAGAAG GCAGAGCATACAGCCTGGGCCGGGCTGAGTATGGGCGGCTGGGCCTTGGGGAAGGTGCCGAGGAGAAGAGCATACCCACCCTCATCTCCAGGCTGCCCGCCGTCTCCTCGGTGGCTTGTGGGGCCTCTGTGGGGTATGCTGTGGCCAAGGATG GTCGTGTTTTTGCCTGGGGCATGGGCACCAACTACCAGCTGGGCACAGGACAGGAAGAGGATGCCTGGAGCCCCGTGGAGATGACAGGCAAACAGCTGGAGAACCGTGTGGTCTTATCTGTGTCCAGCGGGGGCCAGCACACAGTCTTACTAGTCAAGGACAAGGAACAGAGCTGA
- the LOC132348615 gene encoding alpha-hemoglobin-stabilizing protein-like: MALLQTNKDLIATGIKEFNILLNQQVFSDPAVPEEAMVTVVNDWVNFYINYYRQQMVGEQQQQHEAVQELRQQLDTVCLFPGQI; this comes from the coding sequence ATGGCCCTTCTTCAAACCAATAAGGATCTCATTGCTACAGGAATAAAGGAATTTAACATTCTGCTAAATCAGCAGGTCTTCTCTGATCCTGCTGTCCCTGAAGAAGCCATGGTGACTGTGGTGAATGACTGGGTGAACTTCTACATCAACTATTACAGGCAGCAGATGGTGGGggagcagcaacagcagcacgAGGCTGTGCAGGAACTTCGGCAACAGCTGGATACTGTCTGCCTCTTTCCTGGACAAATATAG